In a genomic window of Cyanobacteria bacterium GSL.Bin1:
- a CDS encoding photosystem II q(b) protein, producing TWADVLNRANLGFEVMHERNAHNFPLDLAAGEATPVAMQAPEING from the coding sequence ACACCTGGGCAGACGTCTTAAACCGCGCAAACTTAGGGTTTGAGGTTATGCACGAACGGAACGCGCACAACTTCCCCTTAGACTTAGCGGCAGGTGAAGCGACTCCCGTAGCGATGCAAGCGCCTGAAATCAACGGCTAA